A genome region from Vulpes lagopus strain Blue_001 chromosome 7, ASM1834538v1, whole genome shotgun sequence includes the following:
- the LOC121495362 gene encoding protein AMBP, with protein sequence MWSLGAPFLLLTACLAASASPVLTPPDDIQVQENFDLSRIYGKWFHVAVGSTCPWLKKFMDRMSMSTLVLGDGPTDRELSMTSTRWRRGTCEEISGTYEKTGTKGKFLYHKPKWNLTMESYVVHTNYDEYAIFLTKKFSRHHGPTITAKLYGRQPQLRESLLEEFREVALGVGIPEDAIFTMADKGECVPGEQEPEPSPYMRARRAVLPQEEEGSGAGQLVNTVHKKEDACQLDHAEGPCLGMVTRYFYNGSSMACETFQYGGCLGNGNNFASEKECLQTCRTVAACTLPIVPGPCRMHHSLWAYDAVQGRCVSFVYGGCQGNGNKFYSEKECKEYCGAPGAGDEELLR encoded by the exons ATGTGGAGTCTCGGGGCCCCGTTTCTGCTGCTGACCGCCTGCCTGGCCGCGAGTGCCAGCCCTGTGCTCACGCCGCCCGACGACATCCAAGTGCAGGAGAACTTCGACCTCTCCCGG ATCTACGGGAAGTGGTTTCACGTGGCCGTGGGCTCCACCTGCCCGTGGCTGAAGAAGTTCATGGACAGGATGTCCATGAGCACGCTGGTGCTGGGCGACGGGCCGACCGACCGGGAGCTCAGCATGACCAGCACGCGCTGGCG GAGAGGCACCTGCGAGGAGATCTCCGGGACTTACGAGAAAACCGGCACCAAGGGAAAGTTCCTCTATCACAAACCCA AGTGGAACCTCACCATGGAGTCCTATGTGGTCCACACCAACTATGATGAGTACGCCATCTTTCTGACCAAGAAATTCAGCCGCCACCACGGGCCCACCATTACTGCCAAGCTCTATG GGCGACAGCCACAGCTCCGAGAAAGCCTGCTGGAGGAGTTCAGGGAGGTCGCCTTGGGCGTGGGCATCCCCGAGGATGCCATCTTCACCATGGCCGACAAAG GTGAGTGTGTCCCCGGCGAGCAGGAACCAGAGCCTTCTCCATACATG AGAGCCCGGCGGGCTGTGCTgccccaggaggaggaaggatcGGGCGCCGGGCAACTAGTAAACACTGTCCACAAGAAGGAAG ATGCCTGCCAACTGGACCACGCGGAAGGCCCCTGCCTGGGGATGGTCACCAGGTATTTCTACAACGGTTCCTCCATGGCCTGTGAGACCTTCCAGTACGGTGGCTGCCTGGGCAACGGGAACAACTTCGCCTCCGAGAAGGAGTGTCTGCAGACCTGCCGCACCGTGG cGGCCTGCACCCTCCCCATCGTCCCCGGCCCCTGCCGAATGCACCACAGCCTCTGGGCCTACGACGCCGTCCAGGGCAGGTGCGTCAGCTTCGTGTACGGGGGCTGCCAAGGCAACGGCAACAAGTTCTACTCGGAGAAGGAGTGCAAGGAGTACTGCGGGGCCCCGGGCGCCG GGGACGAGGAGCTGCTGCGCTAA